The Aythya fuligula isolate bAytFul2 chromosome 2, bAytFul2.pri, whole genome shotgun sequence genome contains a region encoding:
- the RAD21 gene encoding double-strand-break repair protein rad21 homolog, whose translation MFYAHFVLSKRGPLAKIWLAAHWDKKLTKAHVFECNLESSVESIISPKVKMALRTSGHLLLGVVRIYHRKAKYLLADCNEAFIKIKMAFRPGVVDLPEENREAAYNAITLPEEFHDFDQPLPDLDDIDVAQQFSLNQSRVEEITMREEVGNISILQDNDFGDFGMDDREMMREGSAFEDDMLVSTSASNLLLEPEQSTSHLNEKANHLEYEDQYKDDNFGEGNDGGILDDKLLSNNDGGIFDDPPALSESGVMMPEQPPHDDMDDDDNVSMGGPDSPDSVDPVEPLPTMTDQTTLVPNEEEAFALEPIDITVKETKAKRKRKLIVDSVKELDSKTIRAQLSDYSDIVTTLDLAPPTKKLMMWKETGGVEKLFSLPAQPLWNNRLLKLFTRCLTPLVPEDLRKRRKGGEADNLDEFLKDFENPEVPREEQQQQQQQQQREVIDEPILEEPSRLQESMMEGSRTNLDESVMPPPPPQTGVKRKLQQVEPEPVIPHPPSQQLEIPPVEMPPEEPQNICQLIPELELLPEKEKEKEKEKEEEEEEEEEDGTGGDQDQEERRWNKRTQQMLHGLQRALAKTGAESISLLELCRNTNRKQAAAKFYSFLVLKKQQAIELTQEEPYSDIIATPGPRFHII comes from the exons ATGTTCTATGCCCACTTCGTCCTCAGCAAGCGTGGGCCACTGGCCAAAATATGGCTGGCCGCCCACTGGGATAAAAAGCTAACCAAAGCCCACGTTTTTGAATGTAACCTGGAGAGCAGCGTGGAGAGTATCATTTCACCAAAG GTGAAGATGGCACTTCGAACCTCAGGACATCTCTTACTAGGCGTTGTTAGGATCTAccacaggaaagcaaaatatctTCTTGCAGACTGTAATGAGGCCTTCATTAAGATTAAGATGGCTTTTCGTCCAG GGGTTGTCGATTTGCctgaggaaaacagagaggCTGCTTACAATGCTATTACCTTACCTGAGGAATTTCATGATTTTGATCAACCACTTCCTGACCTGGA TGATATTGATGTGGCCCAGCAGTTCAGTTTGAACCAGAGTAGAGTGGAAGAAATTACCATGAGAGAAGAAGTAGGCAACATCAGTATCCTCCAGGATAATGACTTCG GTGACTTTGGGATGGATGATCGTGAGATGATGAGAGAAGGTAGTGCATTTGAGGATGACATGCTAGTGAGCACCAGTGCTTCCAATCTCCTGCTGGAACCTGAACAGAGCACCAGTCACCTTAATGAGAAAGCTAATCACCTGGAATATGAAGACCAATACAAAGATGATAATTTTGGAGAAGGAAATGATGGTGGAATATTGG ATGATAAACTTCTCAGTAATAATGATGGTGGCATTTTTGATGATCCACCTGCACTCTCAGAAAGTGGAGTAATGATGCCAGAGCAACCTCCCCATGATGATATGGATGATGATGACAATGTCTCAA TGGGTGGACCAGATAGCCCAGATTCAGTAGACCCAGTAGAGCCATTACCAACTATGACTGATCAGACAACGCTCGTTCCCAATGAAGAGGAAGCTTTTGCTCTGGAGCCTATTGACATTACTG TCAAGGAAACcaaagcaaagaggaagagaaagctgaTTGTGGACAGTGTGAAAGAACTGGACAGCAAGACCATTCGAGCGCAATTAAGTGACTACTCCGATATTGTTACTACTTTGGACTTGGCACCTCCTACAAAGAAACTGATGATGTGGAAAGAAACTGGAGGAGTTGAAAAGCTTTTCTCTCTGCCTGCACAGCCTTTGTGGAATAACAGGCTACTGAAG CTCTTTACTCGCTGTCTGACACCCCTGGTACCAGAAGACttaagaaagaggaggaaaggtgGCGAAGCTGACAACCTTGATGAGTTCCTTAAAGACTTTGAAAACCCAGAGGTTCCCAGAGaggagcagcaacagcagcagcaacaacagcagcGAGAAGTCATTG ATGAACCTATTCTGGAAGAACCAAGTCGTTTGCAAGAATCAATGATGGAAGGCAGCAGAACCAACCTAGATGAATCTGTcatgccaccaccaccacctcagACTGGTGTTAAACGCAAACTGCAGCAAGTGGAACCAGAACCAGTGATACCT CATCCACCATCACAACAGTTGGAAATACCACCTGTAGAAATGCCTCCAGAGGAGCCCCAAAACATCTGCCAGCTAATACCAGAGCTGGAACTTCTgccagaaaaagagaaggagaaggaaaaggagaaggaggaggaagaagaagaggag GAAGAAGATGGCACAGGGGGTGATCAGGATCAAGAAGAACGGAGATGGAATAAGAGGACTCAACAAATGCTTCATGGGCTTCAG